In Rhipicephalus microplus isolate Deutch F79 chromosome 9, USDA_Rmic, whole genome shotgun sequence, one genomic interval encodes:
- the LOC142772008 gene encoding myb/SANT-like DNA-binding domain-containing protein 3, whose product MSLNGEHGVTRDGRKTTTMRFVFTREERELLVNLVMRHKAVIENKRTDALAKRAKDSAWKKLTSEYNSQPGIRRVTVAQLRKLWDNEKFRWKKKQSEEKRNLYATDTTHVMPWPAVEVTESSWFADIGSTGAAIHKAQLHATIKMLATWLLGLCD is encoded by the exons ATGTCTCTCAACGGCGAGCATGGCGTCACGCGTGATGGCAGGAAGACCACCACAATGCGGTTCGTGTTCACGCGTGAAGAGCGTGAACTGCTTGTCAATCTGGTGATGCGGCACAAGGCAGTTATCGAAAACAAGAGAACTGACGCGCTCGCCAAGCGCGCTAAGGACAGTGCCTGGAAAAAGCTGACGAGCGAATACAACAGCCAACCAGGCATCCGTCGCGTTACGGTGGCACAGCTGCGTAAGTTGTGGGACAATGAAAAGTTCAGGTGGAAGAAGAAGCAGTCAGAGGAAAAGCGAAACTTGTATGCCACAG ACACTACCCATGTCATGCCATGGCCAGCTGTTGAAGTCACCGAGAGCTCTTGGTTTGCCGACATCGGGAGCACAGGCGCCGCAATTCATAAGGCCCAACTGCATGCAACTATAAAAATGCTGGCGACGTGGCTTCTCGGGTTGTGTGACTAA